GAACCGGATGATGAAAAAACATTTTGGAAAAGGTATGCTGCAAATCAGAAAAGGAGCCTGATACGGTTGATTTTTAACGGAAATAATTGCAATTGCGGTGCATGACCTGTGTCATTTCCTGAAAAAACTGGTATGTATAACCAAATTACAATTAATTTCAAATCTGTATAGCTAATATAGGACGTGACATTGTGCGGAAGTTTATGAGGTGTTTGTGGCCGGTGTTGGTATAGGGTTGGTATACCCCTGGGGTATACCAACCCTATACCAACACCGGCACGTTACAAATTGTCCTGTACCGGACGGTTTTCTATTGCTGCAAAAATTTCAGGTGGCCTTTAATCAGCTGATCATGTGCTGGCCTGTGAACATGCTGAAGCATATTTAAAATGATTTGGAAAACAGATTTGGTAATGTCCGGAAATAGATGGAAATTACTGTGAAACACGTTTAAATATGAAAAAAGTAACAGGTCTTGGCGGTGTATTTTTTAAATGCGATAATCCGCAAAGTATGAACGAATGGTATGCCAAAAACCTTGGATTGGCTACCAGTGAATATGGAGCAACATTTGAATGGCGGGAGGCCGGTGATCCATCGAAAAAAGGAGCTACAGCCTGGTGTACCTTTCCAAAGGATACCAAATATTTCAATCCGTCAGACAAGCCTTTTATGATTAATTACCGGGTAGAAAATATCGTTTTACTGGTAGAAGAACTCAAAAAGGACAACGTGACAATCATTGATGAAATTGTGGAGTATGACTATGGAAAATTTGTCCATATACTCGATCCGGAAGGTAATGCTATTGAACTTTGGGAGCCAAAGGATGAGGCAAATGATGATAGCGTAACAGGATAAATGCGTAACAAATTATCTGTGATTATAGATTTATTGATTTTTGAAAAATTTATATTTCATATTAATAAATAAATTACATATATTGTTGTTGAAGGGAGACCCGGTTTGATCTTATGGTAACCGGTTATTCTCAGGCATTAATAACCTTTTATGCTGGAAGAGATAAACAAAAAAATTGACCTGCTGATTAGTCTGATCAACCAGGTCGTACAGCTGCTCGGGCACGGTGGTGCCCTTGAAGAAGCTATCTATTTAACTTTAGTTGAAACAGCCAGTATGCTTAAGGTAACCGAAAGGACAATCAGACGGTGGCATACTGATGGGCTTATCAAGGCTGTTTATATCGGAGGTTCGATGCACTTTTCAAAAAAGGAACTGCTGGAAACCATTATGATTAATAAGCTGAATAAAAAATAGCTATCTGCAGTCATCCGGTGCGAAATCCGGCCAGTAAATCCTGTATCCTTTCCTAATTCCGGACAATCCCGGACAATTGCGGACAATGCCGGACATCCGGGGTTGATTATTAGTTTGTTCGCATTTTGTAGCCTACATTCGTTCAACGAGTCCAAAAGCTTGCCGGCATGCAACGACTTGAATTAACAGATTTTTTAACATTTCAATAATTCAATTTATGGCAATTTTAAAGCAAGGCCTTATAGGCACTTTTACAGGAAAAATGGGATCATTGGTTATCTCTAAATGGAAAAATAGATATGTGGGCAAGAGCAGACCAAAAGCTTCCTCCAAACCGGCGACAGTTTTACAGCTGGATTACCGTTCCAGGTTCGCACTGATCGGACAGTTCTTACGCAGATTTCAGCAGATCATCCCAATCGGGTATCAGGATTCGCAGGTAGGGACAACTCCCGGCAATGAAGCGATGAAATATAATCTTCTTCATGCTATCAGTGGTGTTTATCCGGATTACAAGGTGGATTTTGCCAGTGTCAAACTCAGTGAACCCGGATATGCCGGTGAAATAGATGGTGGTACTGATCCGGTCTTAAGTGTATTACCACAGGCAAAAATCAAACTGAGCTGGAAGAATCCGGCCAGGTTTAATT
This portion of the Pedobacter lusitanus genome encodes:
- a CDS encoding DUF6266 family protein, whose product is MAILKQGLIGTFTGKMGSLVISKWKNRYVGKSRPKASSKPATVLQLDYRSRFALIGQFLRRFQQIIPIGYQDSQVGTTPGNEAMKYNLLHAISGVYPDYKVDFASVKLSEPGYAGEIDGGTDPVLSVLPQAKIKLSWKNPARFNYPHTKDTDIAYAVFYHPEKKMSVYPTRPLRSKLELELDLPGMFLGEVHGWLFFGSADRKLVSHTQYLGKVTVIA
- a CDS encoding helix-turn-helix domain-containing protein, which translates into the protein MLEEINKKIDLLISLINQVVQLLGHGGALEEAIYLTLVETASMLKVTERTIRRWHTDGLIKAVYIGGSMHFSKKELLETIMINKLNKK
- a CDS encoding VOC family protein codes for the protein MKKVTGLGGVFFKCDNPQSMNEWYAKNLGLATSEYGATFEWREAGDPSKKGATAWCTFPKDTKYFNPSDKPFMINYRVENIVLLVEELKKDNVTIIDEIVEYDYGKFVHILDPEGNAIELWEPKDEANDDSVTG